A single window of Onychomys torridus chromosome 8, mOncTor1.1, whole genome shotgun sequence DNA harbors:
- the Septin4 gene encoding septin-4 isoform X3 has translation MIKRFLEDSSDDAELSKFVKDFPGSEPYHPPEAKTRVSRPQISEPRPQTPDLCDDDLEFRAALWPQSSESQQYCCAPAPLSPSSRPRSPWGKLDPYDSSEDDKEYVGFATLPNQVHRKSVKKGFDFTLMVAGESGLGKSTLVNSLFLTDLYRDRKLLGAEERIMQTVEITKHAVDIEEKGVRLRLTIVDTPGFGDAVNNTECWKPVAEYIDQQFEQYFRDESGLNRKNIQDNRVHCCLYFISPFGHGLRPLDVEFMKALHQRVNIVPILAKADTLTPPEVDRKKCKIREEIEHFGIKIYQFPDCDSDEDEDFKLQDQALKESIPFAVIGSNTVVEARGRRVRGRLYPWGIVEVENPGHCDFVKLRTMLVRTHMQDLKDVTRETHYENYRAQCIQSMTRLVVKERNRNKLTRESGTDFPIPAVPPGTDPETEKLIREKDEELRRMQEMLHKIQRQMKETH, from the exons ATG ATCAAGCGTTTCCTGGAGGACAGCAGTGATGATGCCGAACTGAGCAAGTTTGTGAAGGATTTCCCAGGAAGCGAGCCCTACCACCCACCGGAGGCCAAGACCAGGGTGTCCAGGCCCCAAATCTCGGAGCCAAGGCCCCAGACCCCAGACCTCTGTGATGATGACCTGGAGTTTAGAGCCGCCTTGTGGCCTCAGTCCTCTGAGAGTCAGCAGTACTGCTGTGCCCCGGCCCCTCTCAGCCCTTCCTCCAGGCCCCGCAGCCCATGGGGCAAGCTTGATCCTTATGATTCCTCTGAG GATGACAAGGAGTATGTGGGCTTTGCAACCCTCCCCAACCAAGTCCACAGGAAGTCTGTGAAGAAAGGCTTTGACTTTACACTCATGGTGGCAG GAGAATCAGGCCTGGGTAAATCCACTCTTGTCAACAGCCTCTTCCTCACTGACCTGTACAGGGATCGGAAACTCCTCGGTGCCGAGg AGCGGATCATGCAAACGGTGGAAATCACTAAGCATGCGGTGGATATAGAAGAGAAGGGAGTGAGACTCCGGCTCACCATTGTGGACACACCAGGTTTTGGGGATGCAGTCAACAACACAGAGTG CTGGAAGCCTGTGGCTGAGTACATCGACCAGCAGTTTGAGCAGTATTTCCGAGATGAGAGTGGCCTGAACCGCAAGAACATCCAAGACAATCGGGTGCACTGTTGCTTGTACTTCATCTCGCCCTTCGGCCACGG GCTCCGGCCATTGGATGTTGAATTCATGAAAGCCCTGCACCAGCGGGTCAACATTGTGCCTATCTTGGCTAAGGCAGATACACTGACGCCTCCTGAAGTGGACCGAAAGAAATGCAAA ATCCGGGAGGAGATTGAGCACTTTGGAATCAAGATCTATCAGTTCCCAGATTGTGATTCTGATGAGGATGAGGACTTCAAATTACAGGACCAAGCCCTAAAG GAAAGCATCCCATTCGCGGTGATTGGCAGCAACACTGTGGTAGAAGCCAGAGGGCGGAGAGTTCGGGGCAGGCTCTACCCTTGGGGCATTGTGGAAG TGGAAAACCCGGGTCACTGCGACTTTGTGAAGCTGAGGACAATGCTGGTGCGTACCCACATGCAGGACCTGAAGGATGTGACCCGAGAGACACACTATGAGAACTACAGGGCACAGTGCATCCAGAGCATGACACGCCTAGTAGTAAAGGAACGGAATCGCAA CAAACTGACAAGAGAGAGTGGTACTGACTTCCCTATCCCCGCTGTCccaccagggacagatccagaAACTGAGAAGCTAATCCGAGAGAAAGATGAAGAG CTTCGGCGGATGCAGGAGATGCTACACAAAATCCAAAGACAGATGAAGGAGACTCACTAA
- the Septin4 gene encoding septin-4 isoform X5, with product MIKRFLEDSSDDAELSKFVKDFPGSEPYHPPEAKTRVSRPQISEPRPQTPDLCDDDLEFRAALWPQSSESQQYCCAPAPLSPSSRPRSPWGKLDPYDSSEDDKEYVGFATLPNQVHRKSVKKGFDFTLMVAGESGLGKSTLVNSLFLTDLYRDRKLLGAEERIMQTVEITKHAVDIEEKGVRLRLTIVDTPGFGDAVNNTECWKPVAEYIDQQFEQYFRDESGLNRKNIQDNRVHCCLYFISPFGHGLRPLDVEFMKALHQRVNIVPILAKADTLTPPEVDRKKCKIREEIEHFGIKIYQFPDCDSDEDEDFKLQDQALKESIPFAVIGSNTVVEARGRRVRGRLYPWGIVEVENPGHCDFVKLRTMLVRTHMQDLKDVTRETHYENYRAQCIQSMTRLVVKERNRKDRSRN from the exons ATG ATCAAGCGTTTCCTGGAGGACAGCAGTGATGATGCCGAACTGAGCAAGTTTGTGAAGGATTTCCCAGGAAGCGAGCCCTACCACCCACCGGAGGCCAAGACCAGGGTGTCCAGGCCCCAAATCTCGGAGCCAAGGCCCCAGACCCCAGACCTCTGTGATGATGACCTGGAGTTTAGAGCCGCCTTGTGGCCTCAGTCCTCTGAGAGTCAGCAGTACTGCTGTGCCCCGGCCCCTCTCAGCCCTTCCTCCAGGCCCCGCAGCCCATGGGGCAAGCTTGATCCTTATGATTCCTCTGAG GATGACAAGGAGTATGTGGGCTTTGCAACCCTCCCCAACCAAGTCCACAGGAAGTCTGTGAAGAAAGGCTTTGACTTTACACTCATGGTGGCAG GAGAATCAGGCCTGGGTAAATCCACTCTTGTCAACAGCCTCTTCCTCACTGACCTGTACAGGGATCGGAAACTCCTCGGTGCCGAGg AGCGGATCATGCAAACGGTGGAAATCACTAAGCATGCGGTGGATATAGAAGAGAAGGGAGTGAGACTCCGGCTCACCATTGTGGACACACCAGGTTTTGGGGATGCAGTCAACAACACAGAGTG CTGGAAGCCTGTGGCTGAGTACATCGACCAGCAGTTTGAGCAGTATTTCCGAGATGAGAGTGGCCTGAACCGCAAGAACATCCAAGACAATCGGGTGCACTGTTGCTTGTACTTCATCTCGCCCTTCGGCCACGG GCTCCGGCCATTGGATGTTGAATTCATGAAAGCCCTGCACCAGCGGGTCAACATTGTGCCTATCTTGGCTAAGGCAGATACACTGACGCCTCCTGAAGTGGACCGAAAGAAATGCAAA ATCCGGGAGGAGATTGAGCACTTTGGAATCAAGATCTATCAGTTCCCAGATTGTGATTCTGATGAGGATGAGGACTTCAAATTACAGGACCAAGCCCTAAAG GAAAGCATCCCATTCGCGGTGATTGGCAGCAACACTGTGGTAGAAGCCAGAGGGCGGAGAGTTCGGGGCAGGCTCTACCCTTGGGGCATTGTGGAAG TGGAAAACCCGGGTCACTGCGACTTTGTGAAGCTGAGGACAATGCTGGTGCGTACCCACATGCAGGACCTGAAGGATGTGACCCGAGAGACACACTATGAGAACTACAGGGCACAGTGCATCCAGAGCATGACACGCCTAGTAGTAAAGGAACGGAATCGCAA ggacagatccagaAACTGA
- the Septin4 gene encoding septin-4 isoform X8 has product MDDKEYVGFATLPNQVHRKSVKKGFDFTLMVAGESGLGKSTLVNSLFLTDLYRDRKLLGAEERIMQTVEITKHAVDIEEKGVRLRLTIVDTPGFGDAVNNTECWKPVAEYIDQQFEQYFRDESGLNRKNIQDNRVHCCLYFISPFGHGLRPLDVEFMKALHQRVNIVPILAKADTLTPPEVDRKKCKIREEIEHFGIKIYQFPDCDSDEDEDFKLQDQALKESIPFAVIGSNTVVEARGRRVRGRLYPWGIVEVENPGHCDFVKLRTMLVRTHMQDLKDVTRETHYENYRAQCIQSMTRLVVKERNRKDRSRN; this is encoded by the exons ATG GATGACAAGGAGTATGTGGGCTTTGCAACCCTCCCCAACCAAGTCCACAGGAAGTCTGTGAAGAAAGGCTTTGACTTTACACTCATGGTGGCAG GAGAATCAGGCCTGGGTAAATCCACTCTTGTCAACAGCCTCTTCCTCACTGACCTGTACAGGGATCGGAAACTCCTCGGTGCCGAGg AGCGGATCATGCAAACGGTGGAAATCACTAAGCATGCGGTGGATATAGAAGAGAAGGGAGTGAGACTCCGGCTCACCATTGTGGACACACCAGGTTTTGGGGATGCAGTCAACAACACAGAGTG CTGGAAGCCTGTGGCTGAGTACATCGACCAGCAGTTTGAGCAGTATTTCCGAGATGAGAGTGGCCTGAACCGCAAGAACATCCAAGACAATCGGGTGCACTGTTGCTTGTACTTCATCTCGCCCTTCGGCCACGG GCTCCGGCCATTGGATGTTGAATTCATGAAAGCCCTGCACCAGCGGGTCAACATTGTGCCTATCTTGGCTAAGGCAGATACACTGACGCCTCCTGAAGTGGACCGAAAGAAATGCAAA ATCCGGGAGGAGATTGAGCACTTTGGAATCAAGATCTATCAGTTCCCAGATTGTGATTCTGATGAGGATGAGGACTTCAAATTACAGGACCAAGCCCTAAAG GAAAGCATCCCATTCGCGGTGATTGGCAGCAACACTGTGGTAGAAGCCAGAGGGCGGAGAGTTCGGGGCAGGCTCTACCCTTGGGGCATTGTGGAAG TGGAAAACCCGGGTCACTGCGACTTTGTGAAGCTGAGGACAATGCTGGTGCGTACCCACATGCAGGACCTGAAGGATGTGACCCGAGAGACACACTATGAGAACTACAGGGCACAGTGCATCCAGAGCATGACACGCCTAGTAGTAAAGGAACGGAATCGCAA ggacagatccagaAACTGA
- the Septin4 gene encoding septin-4 isoform X1, producing MTSTQKATVFQVLRTDKNGSKVAVSSHRGAEVTTSTQRGHGYVPSSQRGTAVSLSPSSQRRSEAAYPTTHCSTSDYPRSLSPQPRPGLSTVSTSRGTETRPRTEITRQRSPHRKNQSVQTVSSYLSGVHRNVSPMREESTGRSENKPSREVGCRSSLASDAKYRHLSFIGEKEEDPPSKVQNPQGVKVPRRVVAHPKDEAIQTEPIRRTAVEVKSNQRNVIRVTSNHQSVLKKIPPQEPETGLPSSSLLEPKQKNVKGSSALKLSVLRDLDGAPRVPSRSDRSVCIETRPTSKVLISEMEPTVRSATRDREAGRKVTISSGKQSVPSPRPMTTRTVSEGHYKSPLYSELSPKPSIHSELELTPRPLPPRSLPRYGPGCSWWALLNPKVEMPPNQPSVLDFEPTSPPPLDPLESFFEMDSNPFCEDLIFQREKVSLPPSPKESLHRVPLTDVPKTPKCASKHSTQGFNAFFLDVSEEMYNRILWWLKDEEIKRFLEDSSDDAELSKFVKDFPGSEPYHPPEAKTRVSRPQISEPRPQTPDLCDDDLEFRAALWPQSSESQQYCCAPAPLSPSSRPRSPWGKLDPYDSSEDDKEYVGFATLPNQVHRKSVKKGFDFTLMVAGESGLGKSTLVNSLFLTDLYRDRKLLGAEERIMQTVEITKHAVDIEEKGVRLRLTIVDTPGFGDAVNNTECWKPVAEYIDQQFEQYFRDESGLNRKNIQDNRVHCCLYFISPFGHGLRPLDVEFMKALHQRVNIVPILAKADTLTPPEVDRKKCKIREEIEHFGIKIYQFPDCDSDEDEDFKLQDQALKESIPFAVIGSNTVVEARGRRVRGRLYPWGIVEVENPGHCDFVKLRTMLVRTHMQDLKDVTRETHYENYRAQCIQSMTRLVVKERNRKDRSRN from the exons ATGACATCTACCCAGAAGGCCACAGTCTTTCAGGTGTTAAGGACGGATAAAAATGGGTCTAAGGTAGCAGTTTCTTCACACAGAGGGGCTGAGGTTACCACCTCCACTCAGCGGGGACATGGGTATGTTCCCTCAAGCCAGCGAGGTACTGCTGTCTCCCTGAGCCCTTCTTCCCAGAGAAGATCCGAAGCTGCATATCCCACCACCCACTGTTCAACATCAGATTATCCTCGCTCTCTGTCCCCACAGCCAAGGCCTGGCCTCTCTACAGTCTCCACTTCACGGGGAACAGAGACCCGACCAAGAACAGAGATAACCCGCCAGCGCTCTCCTCATCGGAAGAACCAGTCAGTCCAGACAGTATCTTCCTATCTGTCAGGAGTTCATAGGAATGTCAGTCCAATGAGGGAAGAATCCACAGGAAGAAGTGAGAACAAGCCGAGCCGAGAGGTCGGCTGCCGTTCCTCTTTGGCTTCTGATGCCAAATACCGTCACTTGAGTTTTATAGGTGAAAAAGAGGAGGACCCACCCTCCAAGGTCCAGAACCCCCAGGGGGTTAAAGTACCCCGTAGGGTTGTAGCTCACCCAAAGGATGAAGCTATACAAACAGAGCCCATCCGAAGGACTGCTGTCGAGgtcaaatcaaatcaaagaaaTGTCATCCGTGTCACTAGCAACCATCAGTCAGTCCTTAAAAAGATCCCTCCCCAAGAGCCGGAAACTGGTCTTCCCAGCTCAAGTCTTCTAGAGCCTAAGCAGAAGAACGTGAAAGGGTCATCAGCCCTCAAACTTTCTGTCCTTAGAGATTTAGATGGGGCACCCCGAGTTCCTTCACGTTCAGATCGTTCAGTCTGTATTGAGACCAGGCCCACCTCAAAGGTTTTAATATCAGAAATGGAGCCCACTGTGAGGTCTGCAACCCGAGACCGTGAGGCTGGACGCAAGGTGACCATCTCCTCAGGAAAACAGTCAGTACCGTCACCTCGTCCTATGACAACTCGCACAGTATCTGAAGGACACTATAAATCTCCCCTGTATTCAGAGCTTTCCCCAAAGCCCTCCATCCATTCAGAACTGGAGTTGACCCCTCGGCCTTTGCCTCCAAGGTCCTTACCTAGGTACGGGCCTGGTTGCTCATGGTGGGCCCTACTGAATCCTAAAGTTGAAATGCCCCCAAACCAGCCATCAGTACTAGATTTTGAACCTACGTCCCCTCCTCCCCTAGACCCTTTAGAATCATTTTTTGAAATGGACTCAAACCCTTTCTGTGAGGACCTGATATTCCAGAGAGAAAAAGTAAGCCTACCACCATCACCGAAGGAGTCTTTACACCGAGTACCGTTGACAGACGTACCCAAGACCCCGAAGTGCGCCAGCAAACACTCCACTCAAGGGTTCAATGCTTTCTTCCTGG ATGTTTCTGAGGAAATGTACAACCGGATCCTCTGGTGGCTGAAAG ATGAGGAG ATCAAGCGTTTCCTGGAGGACAGCAGTGATGATGCCGAACTGAGCAAGTTTGTGAAGGATTTCCCAGGAAGCGAGCCCTACCACCCACCGGAGGCCAAGACCAGGGTGTCCAGGCCCCAAATCTCGGAGCCAAGGCCCCAGACCCCAGACCTCTGTGATGATGACCTGGAGTTTAGAGCCGCCTTGTGGCCTCAGTCCTCTGAGAGTCAGCAGTACTGCTGTGCCCCGGCCCCTCTCAGCCCTTCCTCCAGGCCCCGCAGCCCATGGGGCAAGCTTGATCCTTATGATTCCTCTGAG GATGACAAGGAGTATGTGGGCTTTGCAACCCTCCCCAACCAAGTCCACAGGAAGTCTGTGAAGAAAGGCTTTGACTTTACACTCATGGTGGCAG GAGAATCAGGCCTGGGTAAATCCACTCTTGTCAACAGCCTCTTCCTCACTGACCTGTACAGGGATCGGAAACTCCTCGGTGCCGAGg AGCGGATCATGCAAACGGTGGAAATCACTAAGCATGCGGTGGATATAGAAGAGAAGGGAGTGAGACTCCGGCTCACCATTGTGGACACACCAGGTTTTGGGGATGCAGTCAACAACACAGAGTG CTGGAAGCCTGTGGCTGAGTACATCGACCAGCAGTTTGAGCAGTATTTCCGAGATGAGAGTGGCCTGAACCGCAAGAACATCCAAGACAATCGGGTGCACTGTTGCTTGTACTTCATCTCGCCCTTCGGCCACGG GCTCCGGCCATTGGATGTTGAATTCATGAAAGCCCTGCACCAGCGGGTCAACATTGTGCCTATCTTGGCTAAGGCAGATACACTGACGCCTCCTGAAGTGGACCGAAAGAAATGCAAA ATCCGGGAGGAGATTGAGCACTTTGGAATCAAGATCTATCAGTTCCCAGATTGTGATTCTGATGAGGATGAGGACTTCAAATTACAGGACCAAGCCCTAAAG GAAAGCATCCCATTCGCGGTGATTGGCAGCAACACTGTGGTAGAAGCCAGAGGGCGGAGAGTTCGGGGCAGGCTCTACCCTTGGGGCATTGTGGAAG TGGAAAACCCGGGTCACTGCGACTTTGTGAAGCTGAGGACAATGCTGGTGCGTACCCACATGCAGGACCTGAAGGATGTGACCCGAGAGACACACTATGAGAACTACAGGGCACAGTGCATCCAGAGCATGACACGCCTAGTAGTAAAGGAACGGAATCGCAA ggacagatccagaAACTGA
- the Septin4 gene encoding septin-4 isoform X4 translates to MDQSLGWQGNSVPEEGTEARIKRFLEDSSDDAELSKFVKDFPGSEPYHPPEAKTRVSRPQISEPRPQTPDLCDDDLEFRAALWPQSSESQQYCCAPAPLSPSSRPRSPWGKLDPYDSSEDDKEYVGFATLPNQVHRKSVKKGFDFTLMVAGESGLGKSTLVNSLFLTDLYRDRKLLGAEERIMQTVEITKHAVDIEEKGVRLRLTIVDTPGFGDAVNNTECWKPVAEYIDQQFEQYFRDESGLNRKNIQDNRVHCCLYFISPFGHGLRPLDVEFMKALHQRVNIVPILAKADTLTPPEVDRKKCKIREEIEHFGIKIYQFPDCDSDEDEDFKLQDQALKESIPFAVIGSNTVVEARGRRVRGRLYPWGIVEVENPGHCDFVKLRTMLVRTHMQDLKDVTRETHYENYRAQCIQSMTRLVVKERNRKDRSRN, encoded by the exons ATGGACCAGTCACTGGGATGGCAAGGGAATTCTGTCCCCGAGGAGGGGACTGAAGCTAGG ATCAAGCGTTTCCTGGAGGACAGCAGTGATGATGCCGAACTGAGCAAGTTTGTGAAGGATTTCCCAGGAAGCGAGCCCTACCACCCACCGGAGGCCAAGACCAGGGTGTCCAGGCCCCAAATCTCGGAGCCAAGGCCCCAGACCCCAGACCTCTGTGATGATGACCTGGAGTTTAGAGCCGCCTTGTGGCCTCAGTCCTCTGAGAGTCAGCAGTACTGCTGTGCCCCGGCCCCTCTCAGCCCTTCCTCCAGGCCCCGCAGCCCATGGGGCAAGCTTGATCCTTATGATTCCTCTGAG GATGACAAGGAGTATGTGGGCTTTGCAACCCTCCCCAACCAAGTCCACAGGAAGTCTGTGAAGAAAGGCTTTGACTTTACACTCATGGTGGCAG GAGAATCAGGCCTGGGTAAATCCACTCTTGTCAACAGCCTCTTCCTCACTGACCTGTACAGGGATCGGAAACTCCTCGGTGCCGAGg AGCGGATCATGCAAACGGTGGAAATCACTAAGCATGCGGTGGATATAGAAGAGAAGGGAGTGAGACTCCGGCTCACCATTGTGGACACACCAGGTTTTGGGGATGCAGTCAACAACACAGAGTG CTGGAAGCCTGTGGCTGAGTACATCGACCAGCAGTTTGAGCAGTATTTCCGAGATGAGAGTGGCCTGAACCGCAAGAACATCCAAGACAATCGGGTGCACTGTTGCTTGTACTTCATCTCGCCCTTCGGCCACGG GCTCCGGCCATTGGATGTTGAATTCATGAAAGCCCTGCACCAGCGGGTCAACATTGTGCCTATCTTGGCTAAGGCAGATACACTGACGCCTCCTGAAGTGGACCGAAAGAAATGCAAA ATCCGGGAGGAGATTGAGCACTTTGGAATCAAGATCTATCAGTTCCCAGATTGTGATTCTGATGAGGATGAGGACTTCAAATTACAGGACCAAGCCCTAAAG GAAAGCATCCCATTCGCGGTGATTGGCAGCAACACTGTGGTAGAAGCCAGAGGGCGGAGAGTTCGGGGCAGGCTCTACCCTTGGGGCATTGTGGAAG TGGAAAACCCGGGTCACTGCGACTTTGTGAAGCTGAGGACAATGCTGGTGCGTACCCACATGCAGGACCTGAAGGATGTGACCCGAGAGACACACTATGAGAACTACAGGGCACAGTGCATCCAGAGCATGACACGCCTAGTAGTAAAGGAACGGAATCGCAA ggacagatccagaAACTGA
- the Septin4 gene encoding septin-4 isoform X7, with protein MDDKEYVGFATLPNQVHRKSVKKGFDFTLMVAGESGLGKSTLVNSLFLTDLYRDRKLLGAEERIMQTVEITKHAVDIEEKGVRLRLTIVDTPGFGDAVNNTECWKPVAEYIDQQFEQYFRDESGLNRKNIQDNRVHCCLYFISPFGHGLRPLDVEFMKALHQRVNIVPILAKADTLTPPEVDRKKCKIREEIEHFGIKIYQFPDCDSDEDEDFKLQDQALKESIPFAVIGSNTVVEARGRRVRGRLYPWGIVEVENPGHCDFVKLRTMLVRTHMQDLKDVTRETHYENYRAQCIQSMTRLVVKERNRNKLTRESGTDFPIPAVPPGTDPETEKLIREKDEELRRMQEMLHKIQRQMKETH; from the exons ATG GATGACAAGGAGTATGTGGGCTTTGCAACCCTCCCCAACCAAGTCCACAGGAAGTCTGTGAAGAAAGGCTTTGACTTTACACTCATGGTGGCAG GAGAATCAGGCCTGGGTAAATCCACTCTTGTCAACAGCCTCTTCCTCACTGACCTGTACAGGGATCGGAAACTCCTCGGTGCCGAGg AGCGGATCATGCAAACGGTGGAAATCACTAAGCATGCGGTGGATATAGAAGAGAAGGGAGTGAGACTCCGGCTCACCATTGTGGACACACCAGGTTTTGGGGATGCAGTCAACAACACAGAGTG CTGGAAGCCTGTGGCTGAGTACATCGACCAGCAGTTTGAGCAGTATTTCCGAGATGAGAGTGGCCTGAACCGCAAGAACATCCAAGACAATCGGGTGCACTGTTGCTTGTACTTCATCTCGCCCTTCGGCCACGG GCTCCGGCCATTGGATGTTGAATTCATGAAAGCCCTGCACCAGCGGGTCAACATTGTGCCTATCTTGGCTAAGGCAGATACACTGACGCCTCCTGAAGTGGACCGAAAGAAATGCAAA ATCCGGGAGGAGATTGAGCACTTTGGAATCAAGATCTATCAGTTCCCAGATTGTGATTCTGATGAGGATGAGGACTTCAAATTACAGGACCAAGCCCTAAAG GAAAGCATCCCATTCGCGGTGATTGGCAGCAACACTGTGGTAGAAGCCAGAGGGCGGAGAGTTCGGGGCAGGCTCTACCCTTGGGGCATTGTGGAAG TGGAAAACCCGGGTCACTGCGACTTTGTGAAGCTGAGGACAATGCTGGTGCGTACCCACATGCAGGACCTGAAGGATGTGACCCGAGAGACACACTATGAGAACTACAGGGCACAGTGCATCCAGAGCATGACACGCCTAGTAGTAAAGGAACGGAATCGCAA CAAACTGACAAGAGAGAGTGGTACTGACTTCCCTATCCCCGCTGTCccaccagggacagatccagaAACTGAGAAGCTAATCCGAGAGAAAGATGAAGAG CTTCGGCGGATGCAGGAGATGCTACACAAAATCCAAAGACAGATGAAGGAGACTCACTAA
- the Septin4 gene encoding septin-4 isoform X6, producing MDQSLGWQGNSVPEEGTEARDDKEYVGFATLPNQVHRKSVKKGFDFTLMVAGESGLGKSTLVNSLFLTDLYRDRKLLGAEERIMQTVEITKHAVDIEEKGVRLRLTIVDTPGFGDAVNNTECWKPVAEYIDQQFEQYFRDESGLNRKNIQDNRVHCCLYFISPFGHGLRPLDVEFMKALHQRVNIVPILAKADTLTPPEVDRKKCKIREEIEHFGIKIYQFPDCDSDEDEDFKLQDQALKESIPFAVIGSNTVVEARGRRVRGRLYPWGIVEVENPGHCDFVKLRTMLVRTHMQDLKDVTRETHYENYRAQCIQSMTRLVVKERNRNKLTRESGTDFPIPAVPPGTDPETEKLIREKDEELRRMQEMLHKIQRQMKETH from the exons ATGGACCAGTCACTGGGATGGCAAGGGAATTCTGTCCCCGAGGAGGGGACTGAAGCTAGG GATGACAAGGAGTATGTGGGCTTTGCAACCCTCCCCAACCAAGTCCACAGGAAGTCTGTGAAGAAAGGCTTTGACTTTACACTCATGGTGGCAG GAGAATCAGGCCTGGGTAAATCCACTCTTGTCAACAGCCTCTTCCTCACTGACCTGTACAGGGATCGGAAACTCCTCGGTGCCGAGg AGCGGATCATGCAAACGGTGGAAATCACTAAGCATGCGGTGGATATAGAAGAGAAGGGAGTGAGACTCCGGCTCACCATTGTGGACACACCAGGTTTTGGGGATGCAGTCAACAACACAGAGTG CTGGAAGCCTGTGGCTGAGTACATCGACCAGCAGTTTGAGCAGTATTTCCGAGATGAGAGTGGCCTGAACCGCAAGAACATCCAAGACAATCGGGTGCACTGTTGCTTGTACTTCATCTCGCCCTTCGGCCACGG GCTCCGGCCATTGGATGTTGAATTCATGAAAGCCCTGCACCAGCGGGTCAACATTGTGCCTATCTTGGCTAAGGCAGATACACTGACGCCTCCTGAAGTGGACCGAAAGAAATGCAAA ATCCGGGAGGAGATTGAGCACTTTGGAATCAAGATCTATCAGTTCCCAGATTGTGATTCTGATGAGGATGAGGACTTCAAATTACAGGACCAAGCCCTAAAG GAAAGCATCCCATTCGCGGTGATTGGCAGCAACACTGTGGTAGAAGCCAGAGGGCGGAGAGTTCGGGGCAGGCTCTACCCTTGGGGCATTGTGGAAG TGGAAAACCCGGGTCACTGCGACTTTGTGAAGCTGAGGACAATGCTGGTGCGTACCCACATGCAGGACCTGAAGGATGTGACCCGAGAGACACACTATGAGAACTACAGGGCACAGTGCATCCAGAGCATGACACGCCTAGTAGTAAAGGAACGGAATCGCAA CAAACTGACAAGAGAGAGTGGTACTGACTTCCCTATCCCCGCTGTCccaccagggacagatccagaAACTGAGAAGCTAATCCGAGAGAAAGATGAAGAG CTTCGGCGGATGCAGGAGATGCTACACAAAATCCAAAGACAGATGAAGGAGACTCACTAA